One Halalkalicoccus sp. NIPERK01 genomic region harbors:
- a CDS encoding TatD family hydrolase, with translation MEPILDDHMHLDPDHGRGTEAVKDFSRAGGTHLLVVNKPSWHLGDLPASGADFEHIFETTLDAVESANDVLDGRAWPVLGVHPGLISRLTEAARGPEGAGEIMRAGLDLAAEYVADGRALGLKSGRPHYEVSDAVWSASNDVLKHALALGAKHDRAVQLHTEGSEDLTEIAEWAEERGLPAHRVVKHYANGRLKGPTPSVICEKDQLRRAAESGVPFLMETDFIDDPQRPGAVLGPKTVPRRVAWLREEGYEGAIRTAHVETPEWVYGIDTVGTLDRSG, from the coding sequence ATGGAGCCGATCCTCGACGACCACATGCACCTCGATCCCGACCACGGCCGGGGGACCGAGGCCGTGAAGGACTTTTCGAGAGCCGGCGGCACCCACCTGCTCGTCGTCAACAAACCCTCCTGGCACCTCGGGGACCTCCCCGCGTCGGGCGCGGACTTCGAGCACATCTTCGAGACGACGCTCGACGCGGTCGAGAGCGCGAACGACGTCCTCGACGGGCGCGCGTGGCCCGTTTTGGGCGTGCATCCCGGTCTGATCTCCCGGCTGACGGAGGCCGCCAGAGGCCCCGAGGGGGCGGGCGAGATCATGCGCGCGGGACTCGACCTCGCCGCGGAGTACGTCGCAGACGGCCGGGCGCTCGGCCTCAAGTCGGGCCGCCCACACTACGAGGTGAGCGACGCCGTCTGGAGCGCCTCGAACGACGTGCTGAAACACGCGCTGGCGCTCGGTGCGAAACACGACCGTGCGGTCCAACTCCACACCGAGGGCAGCGAGGACCTCACGGAGATCGCCGAGTGGGCCGAGGAGCGCGGCCTGCCGGCCCACCGGGTCGTCAAACACTACGCGAACGGACGGTTGAAAGGGCCGACCCCGAGCGTCATCTGCGAGAAGGACCAACTCCGCCGCGCCGCCGAGTCGGGCGTACCATTCCTAATGGAGACGGACTTCATCGACGATCCCCAACGTCCTGGAGCGGTGCTGGGTCCCAAGACCGTCCCCCGGCGGGTCGCGTGGCTCCGCGAGGAGGGCTACGAGGGCGCGATTCGAACGGCACACGTCGAGACCCCCGAATGGGTGTACGGGATCGATACGGTCGGGACGCTCGATAGATCGGGATGA
- a CDS encoding GYD domain-containing protein gives MPTYVVLVNLTQKGAENIDQSPDRLEQVKEATESLGGEYRDFYMTFGQYDFVYIADLPDDEAAAHLALTYGRGGGGETETLKAFTEDEYREVITNLPE, from the coding sequence ATGCCAACATACGTTGTACTAGTCAATCTCACCCAGAAAGGCGCGGAGAACATCGATCAGAGCCCTGATCGACTCGAACAAGTCAAAGAGGCGACCGAATCGTTAGGTGGCGAGTACAGGGACTTCTACATGACATTTGGACAGTATGATTTCGTTTACATCGCTGATCTGCCAGACGACGAAGCAGCCGCACACCTCGCCCTCACATACGGGAGAGGCGGTGGTGGCGAGACCGAGACGCTCAAAGCCTTCACAGAAGACGAGTACCGCGAGGTCATTACCAACCTTCCCGAATAG